One Longimicrobium sp. genomic window carries:
- a CDS encoding acyl carrier protein: MREELQRYLEDTFLFEFGGDVTPETNLFSIGIIDSFGYVQMIRHLEKEYGIRFTDDELLSNVLVSLNSILACAEAKRAGR; encoded by the coding sequence ATGCGAGAAGAGCTTCAGCGATACCTGGAAGACACCTTCCTCTTCGAGTTCGGCGGCGACGTCACCCCGGAAACCAACCTGTTCAGCATCGGGATCATCGATTCGTTCGGATACGTCCAGATGATCCGGCACCTGGAGAAGGAGTACGGCATCCGCTTCACCGACGACGAGCTCCTCTCCAACGTGCTGGTCTCGCTCAACAGCATCCTGGCCTGTGCCGAAGCCAAAAGGGCCGGCCGCTGA
- the asnB gene encoding asparagine synthase (glutamine-hydrolyzing) — MCGIAGFFRAPEAPERYPALMTRMLALLAHRGPDEAGYYVSDVAGLGTARLSVIDRRSGTQPLGSGDGRYWICCNGELYNYRELRRELEALGRRFRTASDTEVVLQAWIHWGEASLPRLDGAFAFAIHDTRDGSMVLARDRFGERPLFYVLHEGRLLFASEMKAFLAFERVRFAFDSAQLATIFTTWTPLPHQTGFAGVEQLPMGEFLVVDRGGRSRRGAYTTLDLQGRGAPATEGEAIEKIRDTLRASVALRMRSDVEVGVYLSGGVDSSIVAALATDAAGPPLRTFSVAFEETQFDESAEQRAVVERLGTAHTTVRVGNGDIADHFPRAVFHAEVPAFRTAFVPMFLLSRATRDAGVRVVLSGEGADEAFLGYGIFKDTLLLSSWNSLTTEEKKARLARLYPYLDHFSGGGEHGRLMGLYQQFSAERTPGLFSHEMRLQNGRFSTRLLRDAPDPLPSLVQWLGAQPGFGALTPVQKAQWLEFRTLLPGYLLSTQGDRMALAHGVENRCPYLDPAVVAVAAATNLRFDDGFDEKRLLKRAFGDRLPPAVLAKGKFPYRAPDVAAFAERRGDTLDLLCDATLARVDCLDPVFARALVKKVFSTPPGQVSTRESQTFVFLMSLVWLHRYFVRREGLPDPEERATERTLVRVVDERTGAVRRRMARRPAEAGAP, encoded by the coding sequence ATGTGCGGGATCGCCGGCTTCTTCCGTGCGCCGGAGGCGCCCGAGCGCTATCCGGCCCTGATGACGCGCATGCTCGCCCTGCTCGCGCACCGCGGGCCGGACGAAGCCGGCTACTACGTCTCCGACGTCGCCGGCCTGGGTACCGCGCGGCTGAGCGTGATCGACCGGAGGTCCGGCACCCAGCCGCTCGGCAGCGGCGACGGCCGCTACTGGATCTGCTGCAACGGCGAGCTGTACAACTACCGCGAGCTGCGGCGCGAGCTCGAGGCCCTTGGACGCCGCTTCCGCACGGCCTCGGACACCGAAGTCGTGCTGCAGGCCTGGATCCATTGGGGTGAAGCTTCCCTGCCCCGCCTCGACGGCGCCTTCGCGTTCGCAATCCACGACACCCGCGACGGCTCGATGGTCCTGGCGCGGGATCGCTTCGGAGAGCGTCCCCTCTTTTACGTCCTGCACGAGGGCCGGCTCCTGTTCGCCTCGGAGATGAAGGCGTTCCTGGCCTTCGAGCGCGTTCGCTTCGCCTTCGACTCCGCCCAGCTGGCAACGATCTTCACCACCTGGACTCCGCTGCCGCACCAGACCGGGTTCGCCGGCGTCGAGCAGCTGCCGATGGGAGAGTTCCTGGTGGTCGACCGCGGCGGCCGGTCGCGGCGCGGCGCCTACACGACGCTCGACCTTCAGGGTCGTGGCGCGCCGGCCACGGAAGGGGAGGCGATCGAGAAAATCCGCGACACGCTGCGGGCGAGCGTGGCGCTGCGGATGCGCAGCGACGTCGAGGTGGGGGTCTACCTCAGCGGAGGCGTCGATTCGTCCATCGTGGCGGCGCTGGCCACCGACGCCGCGGGCCCTCCCCTGCGGACGTTCTCGGTGGCGTTCGAGGAGACGCAGTTCGACGAGTCGGCCGAGCAGCGGGCGGTCGTGGAGCGCCTCGGCACCGCGCACACCACCGTGCGCGTGGGCAACGGCGACATCGCCGACCACTTTCCGCGCGCGGTCTTTCACGCCGAGGTGCCGGCCTTCCGGACGGCGTTCGTGCCGATGTTCCTTCTGTCCCGGGCCACGCGCGACGCGGGGGTCCGGGTGGTCCTCAGCGGCGAGGGCGCCGACGAGGCGTTCCTCGGCTACGGGATCTTCAAGGACACGCTCCTGCTGTCGTCGTGGAACAGCCTGACCACGGAGGAGAAGAAGGCGCGGCTGGCCCGGCTGTATCCGTACCTGGACCACTTCAGCGGCGGCGGCGAGCACGGCCGCCTGATGGGGCTGTACCAGCAGTTCTCCGCCGAGCGCACGCCCGGCCTCTTTTCGCACGAGATGCGGCTGCAGAACGGCCGCTTCTCCACGCGGCTGCTGCGCGACGCGCCCGACCCGCTTCCCTCGCTCGTGCAATGGCTGGGCGCCCAGCCGGGGTTCGGCGCACTCACGCCCGTGCAGAAGGCGCAGTGGCTGGAGTTCAGGACCCTCCTGCCGGGATACCTGCTGTCGACGCAGGGCGACCGGATGGCGCTCGCGCACGGCGTGGAGAACCGCTGCCCCTACCTCGACCCCGCCGTGGTGGCCGTGGCCGCCGCGACCAACCTGCGCTTCGACGACGGGTTCGACGAGAAGCGGCTGCTGAAGAGGGCGTTCGGCGACCGGCTGCCGCCCGCCGTCCTGGCGAAGGGGAAGTTCCCGTACCGCGCCCCCGACGTGGCCGCGTTTGCCGAGCGCCGCGGCGACACGCTCGACCTGCTCTGCGACGCGACGCTCGCGCGGGTGGACTGCCTGGATCCCGTCTTCGCGCGCGCCCTGGTGAAGAAGGTGTTCTCGACCCCGCCGGGCCAGGTCAGCACGCGCGAGAGCCAGACCTTCGTCTTCCTGATGTCGCTGGTCTGGCTGCACCGCTACTTCGTCAGGCGCGAGGGGCTCCCGGATCCGGAGGAGCGCGCGACGGAGCGAACGCTCGTCAGGGTGGTCGACGAGCGCACCGGCGCGGTGCGGCGCCGCATGGCCCGCCGCCCGGCGGAGGCCGGGGCGCCATGA